The following proteins are co-located in the Triticum aestivum cultivar Chinese Spring chromosome 1A, IWGSC CS RefSeq v2.1, whole genome shotgun sequence genome:
- the LOC123057522 gene encoding bZIP transcription factor 12 has product MASSRVMAASSQPPPSGSSDLARFRSASGIGSMNMDDILRNIYGEAPPSGAGAPADPAPAPEAAAARRTAEEVWKEISATGGLSAPAPAPAPAGAGGGEAGGAAVMTLEDFLAREDDGRVTAVEGNMAVGFPDVGADVGAGVAGGRRRGGGAGGAGRARKRALMDPMDRAATQRQKRMIKNRESAARSRERKQAYIAELEAQVTQLEEEHAELLREQEEQNEKRLNELKEQAFQVVVRKKPSQDLRRTNSMEW; this is encoded by the exons ATGGCATCGTCGCGGGTGATGGCCGCGTCGTCGCAGCCACCGCCGTCCGGCTCCTCCGATCTCGCGCGCTTCCGGAGCGCCAGCGGCATCGGATCCATGAACATGGACGACATCCTCCGCAACATATACGGCGAGGCGCCCCCCTCCGGCGCCGGCGCCCCGGCGGACCCCGCCCCCGcgccggaggccgccgccgcccgccggacggCCGAGGAGGTCTGGAAGGAGATCTCGGCCACCGGGGGCCtctccgcccccgcccccgcccctgcccccgccggcgccggaggcggcgaggcgggcggcgcggcCGTGATGACCCTGGAGGATTTCCTCGCCAGGGAGGACGACGGTAGGGTTACGGCCGTGGAGGGGAATATGGCGGTAGGGTTCCCCGATGTGGGGGCGGATGTGGGGGCGGGAGTGGCCGGAGGGCGACGACGAGGCGGCGGTGCCGGCGGCGCCGGAAGGGCAAGGAAGAGGGCGCTGATGGATCCCATGGACCGCGCGGCCACGCAGCGCCAGAAGCGCATGATCAAGAACCGCGAGTCTGCGGCCAGGTCCAGGGAGAGGAAGCAG GCTTACATCGCAGAACTGGAGGCACAGGTCACACAGCttgaggaggaacatgccgaactgCTTAGAGAACAG GAGGAGCAAAACGAGAAGAGGCTTAACGAG CTCAAGGAACAAGCATTCCAAGTCGTCGTAAGGAAAAAACCATCGCAAGATCTTAGAAGGACCAACTCGATGGAATGGTAG